The genomic window TCCACTCTGATAACCAGGTGATAACCACGACATGAAACACATTAGACAACATCCACTCTGATAACCAGGTGATAACCACGACATGAAACACATTAGACAACATCCACTCTGATAACCAGGTGATAACCACGACATGAAACACATTAGACAACATCCACTCTGATAACCAGGTAATAACCACGACATGAAACACATTAGACAACATCCACTCTGATAACCAGGTGATAACCACGACATGAAACACATTAGACAACATCCACTCTGATAACCAGGTAATAACCACGACATGAAACACATTAGACAACATCCACTCTGATAACCAGGTGATAACCACGACATGAAACACATTAGACAACATCCACTCTGATAACCAGGTGAGAACAATGGCGTGAGATTCCTTATTGAAGGCCATATCCATATGTAATATCTCTGCTCAGATATCCTGGTTATACCCATGACACCAGGCACATTATATACAGCTCCTGCTTTGAAACTCGTCATTCATTCAGCTTGATCTTGGGAGCAGTgtaatatttgaatatcaagTGATGTGAATTGCACTCTGCTACTACCCGCTAGGGTAAAAACGTATGTGATCATCGGTTTGAGCACGGTGAATGTGGAGTGACCGAACTGCACTCTGCCTCCCTGCAGGTGCGGTCAATGGATGAACTGAACCACGATTTCCAGGCCCTGGCGCTGGAGGGGCGAGCCATGGGAGAGGTGAGAGGCTGGAAGGGGtagaggtgggtggggggtgggggcggggtgttgGAGGCCATAGAGGGGGTAGATGCGGGTGGCGTGTTGGAGGCGGTAGGCGGTGTTGGGCAGGGCTGGGGCAGCCGGGTTTCTGTGATGCGACCTCTCCACCTCTGTGCTTTCTGCAGCAGCTCCTCCCGGGGAAAAAGTTCTGGGAGTCGGATGACTCCAGTAAAGATGGACCCAAAGGGATCTTCCTGGACCAGTGGAGGGACAGCGCCTGGGGGGCCTCAGGTGAGGGGCCCGCACACCACCGCCTCAGGGGCCCAAATCAGCCCAATATACAGCGCTGAGAGAAAGTATCTGCCCCCTTCCTCATTTCCTCTTATTGCATGTTTGTagcactgaatggtttcatatcttcagacaaaatgttatACCAAGGGAACCTGagcaaacacagaacacattttttaaataactttttattaaataaataatctcaCACCAGCTAAAATTCTTCCACAGCGAtgtgatatcaaattataggaagtgtttggtcgCGGTTATTGTTGCTAAAAGTAACGCAAccagttaagtttaagggggaaattTCTGTTTCACATGGATGTTAAGggtgttttaaacattttttgtgtgtttaaatgtgtgcttttatccaaagcgctttataattgatgcctctcattcgccagagcagttagcggttaggtgtcttgctcaaggacacttcgacacgcccagggcggggtttgaaccggcaaccctccaactgccagacaatcggtcttacctcctgagctatgtctcccCCAAAAGGAATCTGTTTACTCagattccctttgtctaatattacatttgaaGATCTGAAACTGTTCAGTGTGacatgcagtaatagaggaaatcataAACTTTTGTCACGGCACTGTAGATGAGCACAGAGCCATGTGATCattaagggggcggggcattcTCCAGCTTGtgacaataaaaatatacatgtataattTAAGCAATCCATTTACAACCATGTGCAGTAAATTACTCATTgctcatatttttcaaaatggctcaTGGGCTAAGCTTTCCCCTATGAGCTGTTTTGCATGTAGTGGATATAGACCTGGGGTAAGCAGGCCTGGTCTGGGACTGCTGGAGATGGTCCCTGTTCTTGCTCCATTCAGACCTGCAGCTACATAACTGTATCACTGTACACAGATGAACATGTGCTGGAGTCTCTCAGCAGTTCATTCAGGCTCTTGATCAGATTGTTGTGAAAAAGCTTGGATCACAGGAACCAGGAACATCAGTGGTGCCCTGGGACCAGGGTTACCTACCAGACCCTCGTATATACGAGTTTAACCGTACGTTtctgccccccaccccgtgcAGACCACTCGGTCTCTCAGCCTATCATGGTGCAGCGCCGGCCAGGCCAGGGTTTCCATGGCGGCAGCGAGGTGGGGTCGGTGCTGTCCCCGCGCTCGGAGAACGGCGGCCTGGGCGTCAGCATGGTGGAGTACGTGCTCAGCTCCTCCCCCGCTGAGAAGCTGGACTCCTGCCTGCGCAAGGGAGCGTTTGTgagtccccctccccctggtcctgcctgtctgcctgtctgcctgtctgtctgtctgtctgtctgtctgtctgtctgtctgtctgcctgtctgtacgtctgtctctctgtttttatAACTGGTAACACAGGTTTATAAAACATCCTCGCAGGATGTGTGTTGAAGCTAGGTTCACccttatttatgaatatttaaaatgtggatAGATTGGAATATAAGGCTTTTAACTATCCAGTTTAAGTTGTATGCGCTTTTTTGGCAAAAACAGAGCAAAGCGAGTTGTCAGTTCTTTGGGGTGAAGCGCAGATGGTGTCTGAGCTTGCGAGCCAGCCAGGAAGTGTGGCGGCATTGGTCAGCCGCGGTCTGAGCCTCCGCCCCCTTCTGTTTCAGGGGCCCCGGGACCCCGAGTCGGAGGACGGGGAGAAGCGGGAGAAGCCCAAGGCCTCCTTCGATGCCGACAAGctgaaggagctgaaggaggTGGAGAGCGACGTGATGGACAACCCCAACGGGCTCCCCGTGCAGAACGGCATCGACGTGGACGTGAAGGATTTCAGGTACCCCGCGTGGGGCCGGGGGCTGATGCTGCTAGCGCTGGCCAGTTCTGATCCCGGAGGGCTGGTGTGTACGCAGGGTTCTGCTTCCACCAGTTactctggctaaatgagctaattggctgtatacaccaacactggttcactcgtagattagatcacagtaaagcGTTTCATATCGGGGCTCTAGAACAGCCTTTGGCCCTGCCATGCAGCGACACTATCGATCGGTTAAGTGCGTCACTCACAGTATCTCTGGGAGGCTTTTACTGGTGCTGGCAGTTGTCTGAGGGTAATTTAAAGTAATGCATTTTTGCCATAGTAGCATTCCCATAGCCacgtctgcttttttttcccacaaaacagTGTTTATAAAGGAAGGATGGCTCATTTCAAAGGCCGAACACTGGATGATGAAATTGTGTACAAGGCTAAATTTTCTGTTCCGTCTCTGGAGAATTCATGGTTATTTCACCAGGCTAGGCACTGTGCAGCCTCACTGTTGATATGCCTTCAGGTAGTGTCATTTGAACCCGTTCAGACGACGGCCAGTTGTAGCAGTCAGAAATTGGATCAGAGCGGTTTTGTGTCTGACCCTcgccctccctctttccccctccccagccGCACCCCAGGGAACTGTCCCCTGCCGGGGGCGGAGGTGGATCTGCTGGGGGCCGGGCAGGGCCCCGCGGAGGGCCTGTCCCAGCTGGCCAGCAGCAACGGGCCCAAGCCCGTGGAGGACTTCTCCAGCGTGGAGTCCCAGAGCGTTCCCCTCGACCATATGGAGTCTGTGGGCATGGAGCCGCTGCAGTTCGAGTACCCCGCCAACCAGATGCCCATGGACTCTGCAGGGGCCACCGTGGGGCTGTTTGACTACAACTCCCAGCAGCAGGTGGGCACCGAAGTTTTCATTGCCCAGCAGTATTGTGGGTTGTGTGATAACGGCTCCTAGTAGTGAGTTTAGTGGTTAAACATTGTTCTCATTCCAAAGGACTGCTGAGTTTTATGTactcaaaaacatttcaatctAGGTTTTGCATACGGGGAGTGTCTTTGCAAACTCTAAGCGATGTTTATCTTTGAAACCTGGCCAGGCGTGCATGTAGCTGCTGTGGGTGTAACCGTGAGCCAGCGCTAATGAGCTGTAAACTTAAACGCTCTTCTCTGTGCGCAGCTGTTCCAGAGGCCCAATGCGCTGGCTGTGCAGCCTCTGACCgccgcccagcagcagcagtacgCCCTGGCGGCCGCACAGCAGCCTCACATCGGTGAGTCcgcccgcacgcgctcagtctGCGCGTCAGAGTCCGCCTCTGCCTTCTGCGTGTCTCTGACCGTcccgctgtgcccccccccaggtctggcCCCCGCTGCTTTCGTCCCGAACCCTTACATCATCAGCGCCGCCCCTCCCGGTACCGACCCGTACGCGGCAGGcctggccgccgccgccaccctgGGTAAGCCTCCGCCGCCGCGGGCGTAGCTTCCATCACAGCGCGCGTGCGTTTAGTGTGCCCCTGCGTTTAGTGTGCCCCTGCGTTTAGTGTGCCCCTGCGTTTAGTGCGTTTAGTGTGCCCCTGCGTTTAGTGTGCCCCTGCGTTTAGTGTGCCCCTGCGTTTAGTGCGTTTAGTGTGCCCCTGCGTTTAGTGTGCCCCTGCGTTTAGTGTGCCCCTGCGTTTAGTGTGCCCCTGCGTTTAGTGTGCCCCTGCGTttagtgtgtttagtgtgtccCTGCGTTTAGTGTGCCCCTGCGTTTAGTGTGTTTAGTGTGCCCCTGCGTTTAGTGTGCCCCTGCGTTTAGTGTGCCCCTGCGTTTAGTGTGCCCCTGCGTTTAGCGTGCCCCTGCGTTTAGTGTGCCCCTGCGTTTAGTGTGCCCCTGCGTttagtgtgtttagtgtgtccCTGCGTTTAGTGTGCCCCTGCGTTTAGTGTGTTTAGTGTGCCCCTGCGTTTAGTGTGCCCCTGCGTTTAGTGTGCCCCTGCGTTTAGTGTGCCCCTGCGTTTAGTGTGCCCCTGCGTTTAGTGTGCCCCTGCGTTTAGTGTGCCCCTGCGTTTAGTGTGCCCCTGCGTGACCCGCCTCTGCCTCCCCAGGCCCCGCGGTGATGCCCCACCAGTACTACGGGGTCACTCCCTGGGGCGTGTACCCCGCCAACCTCTTCCAGCAGCAGGCGGCTGCGGCTGCAGCGTCCAACTCGGCCAATCAGCAGGCGGCGAACCAGAATCAGCAGAACCAGCAACAGGTGAGGCCTGTTTTCCTCCTGCAGCCTCCTATTGGCTGAGACCTCTCTTCTGTCCCTATTAGCTGCGCTCATTAAACTGTAGACAAGACGTATGAGGAAAACAATgatgtacttggtaggattcttgcttgctgaacaagcttactctacagggttggagccctgatcgatgtggtcacttctggcactacgatccttacttcactctagtgtttcttttgcgcctctacatcatgaaacctatgcacttgttgtacgtcgctctggataagagcgtctgctaaatgcctataatgtaatgtaatgtaatgtaatgtcatacaTTGAAAATTGTCAATGCAGAACATAAATTTGCATCAACGGAATTCATAGACTAGATTTTTTGACTTGATATCGCTCCATagaatcaaaaataaatgtttgttgtgCTCTCCAAGCTCAAAAAAGGTCTCCAGCTCTGTCTGCATCTTCTGTTGGCCCAGAACACTCCGCTGTGCCAGCCTCTCGTTGTGTAGTGCAAGTCTTGCTCTGCTTGAGTCAGTCATTCTCTAAACATGAGCTGTTATAATACCAATACCAATAATGAAGAAATCTGACTGTATGAAAGGCCTCGTggtttgacctctgaccctgagAACCCCTTCCCTGGTTCTGATAGGTGATGCGCGCGGGAGGGAACCAGCGGCCGCTCACCCCCAACCAGAGCCAGCAGGGCCAGCAGAACGACCAGCTGGTGGCAGCCGCTGCCGTCAACTCCGCCCTGGCGTTCGGGCAGGGCCTGGCCGCGGGCGTGCCTGGTGagcgacctttgaccttttgttTCAGGATGAGCCTGTTTTATACCCCCACATCTCCATGACTGGCGATGGCATTAATGTAAACTGGCGCACGGCATGAGCTTAAATCCAAACCTTAAACCTGAATGGGTTCCATTACTAATGCCTCTGTTCTGGAAGTTTCTTTGgttgtgactgtgctgtgtgcgggTGAGTAGCAGGTGCCagccctggctgtgtgtgtgtaggggcggggggtgagcgAGCAGCACAGGTGTCTCGCTGTGCGTTTCTCTCCTCTCCGTTTTGAGGTGAGGGTAATTATTAGGACGGGCTGAGAGCGTGAGGCGCTGCTTTGGGACGCGTCTGGggctgcagctgctgtctgGAGCGCAGCGGCTGCTCTCTGAGGCACGGGACGCTTCCGTTCCATAAgtagaatccccccccccccccctccccagcgtGGCGACACGTCCCTGTCTAGCCCACATGTGCACCCGAGCTCGGTGTCCCTGTCGCGCTCTGACTGGTGAGAGCGGAGCAGCTGGAGCGCGCTCGCCGCCCCCACGCGTTCAGGGCGCTCCTGCACGCGCTCCTGAAGCGCATCGCTCGGCGCAGGTGCAGATGAGTCATCGCCGCCGCTCTGTGAAAGACACGCTCTTGATGAGCGTGCTCTTGTGCAGCCGCCCCTCCCCGTTTGCCAGCTGTCTGACGAGCGTGAGGTGGGGTGAAGCGGACGAAGCGCTTCAGAGCAGGGCGTGAAAGGGCTGCTGAAGCTCCTGTGCGCTATAGTGTTGGGTTACGTGGGGGGAGCAGACCCGTAGCACTGACCTCATTTTCTGTAATAGAACAGCAATGATTAAGCGGTACTGTTGGCGTTATAAAAAAAGTAGGCATACTTGCGTAGTGTTGGGTGTTGTTTCGTGGAAAACAAGGTCAGTTGTTGCGGCAGTGTTGCTATGCTGTTGAACATTTATCTGGTAATGTGCTAGCAATCGTGTTAATGTATTCTTAATGCCAGGGATATTTCTCAATACTCCTGTCATAATGTTGAATGCCAAGTTGAATGTTGGCATCCATATGGAATCTATTTCTGCATGTTTCATAGTGGCTCCCTCTTTCATGAGGTCACTCGTGGGGTGCCTCGAAAGTgtgtccaaaaataaaaagttatgaTAAAACTAATGCAAAACAATTCACACTGAattctaaatttaaatttaaccgATCAATTCATAGAGCACTTGTAAGCTCACCTGATTTTAGTTTATAATGGAGCATTTGTTATCTCACACTGCAAAATTAGAACTTGTCTGAACATCCCAACAGGATGTACCTGTGCAGATACATCCTGTTGGGATGTAATTATAGTTTGGTCAAAGCCTCCAAAACGATCCATTCTTACATTTTAACCAGACTAGTGacgtgtttgttttgtaaaGTTCATCACAGACAGTAAGACTaagaaaaattagaaaaaaatgcaattgatTACCCTCTGTAATATAACTCATTGTATTTTTGCCAAGCTGCTTGACGTGCTATTGCATAAATCTGGGATCTGCCGAGGCTGTAAACCTGATCTCTGGAGGGAGAGGCTGTTGGGCTAACTGCTGCACTGAATTAAAGGAGCGCTGAAGTCACTCATTATTTTAAGTGAGAATGACCAAAGTgtgtcatttataaaaaatgtcattttttaaaattaaaccgATTTCGTATTTTGACGTGTTCATCTATTTCTTCAATACAAATTGAGGAAACCGATGTGAAAAACAGATGAAAGTTGCAGACTGCATGTCATTTTGGGGTGCCATGGAAATAGAAAAGGCCTGGGGCCTGAAAAGTTTTGGAACCACTGATTTACTGGCTTCTGCATTTTGTGATTTGAATCAACTGGATTTTGCCTGTAAAATGTTGTAGCACATCCTCCTGTGTTTTGGCTTCAAATGGTCAGATCTAAGGATATAAATTTGAGATTTTGCTTTCAGTAATAGTGACTGAGGTGTCTTGCACTTGCAGAATTGTGCCCGGTTTGGCCTGAGTTCCCTTTGGAGTAACTCCTGACCTCTGTCTCCTAGGTTACCCGGTCCTCGCTCCAACTGCCTATTATGACCAGACGGGGGCGCTGGTGGTGAACACAGGAGGTCGCAGCGGCCCTGTCCGCCTGATGGCTCCCGCCTCTGTCATCATCAGCCCGACCGCAGCGCAAGCCGGTGAGCCCACCCCCCCTTTgtgagctcacttcctgtgaggaagtctctctccctgtcagcACTGCTGCTGGAGCGTTTGAAGACTCAGTGCAGCGAAGTCGAGTCAACGCTGTGAACTGATCTGTTCAGAGTGGAGTAAACTtcctgtcccccctctctctcagcagtgGCGGCAGCAGCCTCAGCCAATGGGGCGACGGGAGGCTTGGCGGGCGGGGCCAACGGGCCGTTCCGGGCCCTGGGCTCccagcagcagccgcagccCCAGCCGCAGCCGGGCGGCACCAtggcctccagctccttctACGGCAGCAGCTCCATGAGCTCCAGCTCCCAGAGCAGCTCCCTGTTCTCCCAGGGCTCGGCCCAGCCCGGCAGCACCTCGCTGGGCttcgggggcggcgggggctcCTCCTCCCTGGGGGCCACTCTGGGAGCCACGCTGGGAGGATTCGGGACTGCAGGTGCGTTCCCCCGCCCCTCGCGCCCCTCCAGCCACCACAGAGGTAGAACACTGCGCCTCGCCCGGCATGGGGAGCCAGGGGGTTTACAGGGGGCCTGCGTACTGTTTAGTGTGTGAGGAACAGTATGAGTGGATAGTGTGTTTAAATGAGTACTGCTTAGTGTGTGAGGAACAGTATGAGTGGATAGTGTGTTTAAAGGAGAACTGTTTATTGTGTGAGGAACAGTATGAGTGGATAGTGTGTTTAAAGGAGAACTGTTTATTGTGTGAGGAACAGTATGAGTGGATAGTGTGTTTAAAGGAGAACTGTTTATTGTGTGAGGAACAGTATGAGTGGATAGTGTGTTTAAATGAGTACTGCTTAGTGTGTGAGGAACAGTATGAGTGGATAGTGTGTTTAAATGAGTACTGTTTAGTGTGTGAGGAACAGTATGAGTGGGTAGTGTGTGTTTAAAGGAGTACTGTTTAGTATGTGAAGAACAGTGAGTGGGTAGTGCGTGTTTAAATGAGTACTGTTTAGTATGTGAAGAACAGTGAGTGGgtagtgtgtgtttaaatgagtACTGTTTAGTATGTGAAGAACAGTATGAGTGGCTAGTGTGTGTAAAGAGAGAAATCCTGTCTTGTGAGGAACAGTTTGAGTATGGTAAACTGTGTGTGAAGTggagcactgcagtgtgtgaagaAGTGTTGGGGttcctctgcatgtgtgtgaaggGGGCTGGGTTGAACAGGGGTCTGAAGAATGTTAACTGCTTGTGAATTGAGAGTAACAGCCTTGCTTGCTTGTGTTCTTTGTACTTGTCTGGATAAGTTagtgcaggggtgcacaactccggtcctggagggcaggTGTGCGTGctgtttttgttccaaacagttacttcagtttcagttttgacagctctataaactgtgctggttcactcctgtacttgagcacagtaaactTTTTAGGATACTCTTGCAGTCtatggctgtagctggtgcttttACACGTTAGATAAAGATATGACTGGGcaaatcaaataattaagaGCCGAAGTTGGCACAAAGTCCTGCAGCGGATCAGCCCTTGCTGTGCACCCCTGAATTAGTGCATTGGGAGTATGAGGGGCGTGTGCACTGGCACTGCTGCTGAGTGTTTTCTGCTCCTCTgtcgccccctagtggccaactcGAACACGGGCAGCGGCTCCCGTCGCGACTCCCTTACCAGCAGCTCGGACTTGTACAAGCGCACACCCAGCAGCCTCACTCCCATTGGACACAGCTTCTACAACGGCCTGGGGTTCTCCTCCTCGCCCGGCCCAGTGGGCATGCCCCTCCCCAACCAGGGCCCCAGCCACtcgctgactccgcccccctccctgtccacccacggctcctcctccagcctcaACCTCGGTcagtctgtccgtccgtctgctGGTCCCTTTCCGTGCTCCTATGTGAAAATAAGGCTATTTACTTTTGGTGGcaagtgcagtgtgtgtgtgtgtgtgtgtgtgtgtgtaattcagggctgccaaaccctgttcaTGGAGATCTAACATCCTGTAGCTTTCATTTCAACTATGATTTGATACATCTGATTATACTAATTCTACTAGCTGTGGAATGAGGTGTGCCTTGTTAAGGTTGTGTTAAAGTtggagatctccaggaacaggataatatatggttcttgagattgaGACCAGAGACTCACGTCCCCTACATTGAGCAAAAATGAGTTTCCAGGTCTCAAGAGgctgaaatgtgtttgctttgtCCTGTCGCCATGGCAATGACTGACTGGTTGACCCTTCACAGGGGGACTGACCAATGGCAGCGGGCGGTACATCTCTGCGGCCCCGGGGGCCGAGGCCAAGTACCGGAGCGCGAGCAGCGGCTCCAGCCTCTTCAGCCCCAGCAGCCAGCTCTTCCCGTCGTCACGGCTACGCTACGGCATGTCCGACGTCATGCCCTCCGGCCGCAGCCGGCTGCTGGAGGACTTCCGCAACAACCGCTATCCCAACCTGCAGCTGCGCGAGATCGCCGGCCACATCATGGAGTTCTCCCAGGACCAGCACGGCTCCAGGTACTGCCCCCTGAACGCCGTGGGCCCGTGCAGTGAGCCCATCCCGCTGGGCACAGGGTACCGGCTGAGGAAGGGTGATGAACATTAGTTCTTAGGTTCCCCTGGTGCAGACACGAGCCCCCTTTCACCATTGGTCCAGActgcgggtgggggggcggagggcacAGTTGACCATAGCATCTCCCAAGAGAGGAGACTGGCACGAATCCCCCTCTCTGCTAGAAGCATTAGCCATTTGACATGGGGATGGAATAGAACAGTTTGCATTaataactgcccccccccccccaggttcatTCAGCTGAAGCTGGAGCGGGCCACCCCTGCAGAGCGTCAGCTGGTCTTCAGCGAGATTCTGCAGGCCGCCTATCAGCTCATGGTGGACGTCTTCGGCAACTACGTCATCCAGAAGTTCTTTGAGGTTTGCCCTTGTCCCCAGGCACTGACTGACTCACCCACCCAATCACGGTTTTTAGTCTCAGGCACCTTTAGAGTCGCTGCTGCTTGCATCTTTGAATTGTCTCAATGGCGGCATTGCACATTAGTCATCGCTCTGTGCGAAGGTTTTGTTAGCACGGTTCCAGAAAACACTTCCAGacctcctctgccccccagATGTCCTAATCTGCCTATATTCCAAAAGCACAACAGGGCACAACAGCAGAGCGTGGGAATATGAGTACTAGCATCTGGCTAACAGAGCAGTGCATACTGGGAATATGAGTACAAGCATAAGCCTAACACTGCAGTGCACACTGGGATTACGAGTGCTAACAtcaggctaacagcacagtgcacACTGGGAGCATGAGTGCTACGCTTCAGGCTAGCAGACTGCCGCTCTgaccctgtctctgtgctgcagttcGGCAGTTTGGATCAGAAGCTGGCGCTGGCCGAGCGGATCCGGGGCCACGTGCTCTCTCTGGCACTGCAGATGTACGGCTGCAGAGTCATCCAGAAGGCCCTGGAGTTCATCCCCTCTGACCAGCAGGTCATCGTAAGTGTCCACTGCTCCTCCTGTCTGCGCAATTATTCTTACTGACATTGTACTTGTGTATATTGCACACTCCTGTGTGCGcaactgagtgactgagtggtgtgtgtgtgtatataactCACTCTGCAgagtgagatggtgtgtgtatctctctgcagagtgagatggtgtgtgtgtgtgtgtgtgtgtataactctCTGCagagtgagattgtgtgtgtgtgtataactctCTGTCTCAGCAgagtgagatggtgtgtgtgtgtgtataa from Anguilla anguilla isolate fAngAng1 chromosome 8, fAngAng1.pri, whole genome shotgun sequence includes these protein-coding regions:
- the pum1 gene encoding pumilio homolog 1 isoform X13, whose protein sequence is MDELNHDFQALALEGRAMGEQLLPGKKFWESDDSSKDGPKGIFLDQWRDSAWGASDHSVSQPIMVQRRPGQGFHGGSEVGSVLSPRSENGGLGVSMVEYVLSSSPAEKLDSCLRKGAFGPRDPESEDGEKREKPKASFDADKLKELKEVESDVMDNPNGLPVQNGIDVDVKDFSRTPGNCPLPGAEVDLLGAGQGPAEGLSQLASSNGPKPVEDFSSVESQSVPLDHMESVGMEPLQFEYPANQMPMDSAGATVGLFDYNSQQQLFQRPNALAVQPLTAAQQQQYALAAAQQPHIGLAPAAFVPNPYIISAAPPGTDPYAAGLAAAATLGPAVMPHQYYGVTPWGVYPANLFQQQAAAAAASNSANQQAANQNQQNQQQVMRAGGNQRPLTPNQSQQGQQNDQLVAAAAVNSALAFGQGLAAGVPGYPVLAPTAYYDQTGALVVNTGGRSGPVRLMAPASVIISPTAAQAAVAAAASANGATGGLAGGANGPFRALGSQQQPQPQPQPGGTMASSSFYGSSSMSSSSQSSSLFSQGSAQPGSTSLGFGGGGGSSSLGATLGATLGGFGTAGAFPRPSRPSSHHRVANSNTGSGSRRDSLTSSSDLYKRTPSSLTPIGHSFYNGLGFSSSPGPVGMPLPNQGPSHSLTPPPSLSTHGSSSSLNLGGLTNGSGRYISAAPGAEAKYRSASSGSSLFSPSSQLFPSSRLRYGMSDVMPSGRSRLLEDFRNNRYPNLQLREIAGHIMEFSQDQHGSRFIQLKLERATPAERQLVFSEILQAAYQLMVDVFGNYVIQKFFEFGSLDQKLALAERIRGHVLSLALQMYGCRVIQKALEFIPSDQQVISEMVRELDGHVLKCVKDQNGNHVVQKCIECVQPHALQFIIDAFKGQVFALSTHPYGCRVIQRILEHCLPEQTLTILEELHQHTEQLVQVTHTHTHTHTHEHCLPEQTLTILEELHQHTEQLVQVTHTHTHTHTHTHEHCLPEQTLTILEELHQHTEQLVQVTHAHTHTHTHTHTLTHEHCLPEQTLTILEELHQHTEQLVQVTHAHTHTHTHTHTHEHCLPEQTLTILEELHQHTEQLVQVTHAHTHTHTHTHT